One Pseudomonas rhizophila DNA window includes the following coding sequences:
- a CDS encoding flavin-containing monooxygenase, producing MRSYQVLIIGSGFGGQCAAINLLKEGITDFLLLERRNFFGGTWCQNTYPGAAVDVPSPLYSLSFAAYDWSRMFAGQEELHRYTRHVIERFALQDKVQLSANVQRVAWDDIARHWIVDTASLETFHAQFLINATGPLSQPVIPDFEGRDRFQGKTFHTNDWDHTYDYRHKRVAIVGSGASAAQVIPAIAPEVAHLHVFQRTPHWVLPRRDRTFNRLERWLLSLAPMRTLLRWSIYWQFETRVIAFKYSRPAVRMVQRQALNMLERQVPDPVLRRRLTPDYLIGCKRVILSSTLYPALCRANVSVHGQEHGIAALDETGIITRDGQHIPLDLIIWSTGFDATDGVISYPVTGRNGTRLHDVWAQYPRAYLGTSLPDFPNLFIVTGPNTGIGHTSALFIIESQMNYILDCIRTLNRQNLRSIEVQPAAEQRYTEMIHREMQRTVWKSGGCHSWYQSKSGHVVAMFPGFSFTYHYLTRRLRLADHILS from the coding sequence ATGCGCAGCTATCAGGTGTTGATCATCGGCAGCGGGTTCGGGGGCCAGTGCGCGGCAATCAATCTCCTCAAAGAGGGCATAACGGATTTCCTGCTCTTGGAGCGACGGAATTTCTTCGGCGGCACCTGGTGCCAGAACACCTACCCCGGCGCGGCGGTAGACGTGCCGTCGCCCTTGTATTCGCTCTCATTCGCCGCTTACGACTGGAGCCGGATGTTCGCCGGCCAGGAGGAGCTGCACCGCTACACCCGGCACGTGATCGAACGCTTCGCCCTGCAGGACAAGGTACAACTGAGCGCGAATGTGCAGCGGGTGGCATGGGACGACATTGCCCGACATTGGATCGTCGACACCGCCAGCCTAGAGACCTTTCATGCGCAATTCCTGATCAATGCCACAGGCCCCCTCAGCCAACCGGTGATCCCTGATTTCGAAGGCCGGGATCGCTTCCAGGGCAAGACGTTTCACACCAATGATTGGGACCACACCTACGACTATCGCCACAAACGCGTTGCCATCGTCGGCAGTGGCGCCAGCGCCGCCCAAGTCATCCCGGCCATTGCGCCAGAAGTCGCCCATCTGCACGTGTTTCAGCGTACGCCCCACTGGGTACTGCCACGCCGCGACCGCACGTTCAACCGTCTCGAACGTTGGTTGCTGAGCCTGGCGCCGATGCGCACCCTGTTGCGCTGGTCGATCTACTGGCAATTCGAAACCCGGGTGATTGCGTTCAAATATTCACGGCCGGCGGTTCGCATGGTCCAGCGCCAGGCCCTGAACATGCTTGAACGCCAAGTGCCTGATCCGGTTCTGCGTCGTCGCTTGACCCCTGACTACCTGATCGGCTGCAAGCGCGTCATCCTGTCCAGTACGTTGTACCCGGCCCTGTGCCGGGCCAACGTCAGCGTGCATGGCCAGGAGCACGGCATCGCCGCCCTCGATGAAACCGGCATCATCACCCGGGACGGCCAGCACATCCCACTGGACCTGATCATCTGGTCGACAGGCTTTGACGCCACCGACGGGGTGATTTCCTATCCCGTCACCGGCCGCAACGGCACCCGACTGCACGACGTCTGGGCCCAATACCCGCGCGCCTACCTGGGTACCAGCCTGCCGGACTTCCCCAACCTGTTCATCGTGACCGGCCCCAACACCGGCATCGGTCACACCTCGGCACTGTTCATCATCGAGTCGCAGATGAACTACATCCTGGACTGCATCCGCACCTTGAACCGGCAAAACCTGCGCAGCATCGAAGTGCAGCCTGCCGCCGAACAGCGCTACACCGAAATGATCCACCGGGAAATGCAACGCACTGTATGGAAATCCGGCGGCTGTCACAGCTGGTATCAAAGCAAAAGCGGCCACGTCGTCGCGATGTTCCCCGGTTTCAGCTTCACTTATCACTATCTGACTCGTCGGCTCCGGTTGGCCGATCACATTCTGTCCTGA
- a CDS encoding diguanylate cyclase has product MQRTGRKGLSLARRLYTSRILGLMLGLLLVSVAVYPLDPAPWVWWAMLFNGLLWPHVAYQWARRAAQPYQAERRNLLIDAFLGGFWVVAMQFNPLPTAVTLAMMAMNNVSIGGLRFLFAGAAVQVTGIALGLAIFPLTSVPMTSSAQLYASLPLLCIYPLALGWICFRQTDILGRQKRELLALSRTDSLTGLLNHGAWKDRLNEEFQRCLRQPHDGAGHGVIALMDIDHFKAINDTYGHGAGDIVLRQLGKMLKQNLRATDIVGRYGGDEFCVILPDLTLHKAVLAMEALRERFALLGYEQAPALKGSLSIGLAAFNPAYGDATLWLNDADQALYEAKTGGRNRVVCHRQCQMLEEPAVSF; this is encoded by the coding sequence ATGCAAAGAACGGGACGAAAGGGACTGTCATTGGCCAGGAGGCTTTACACCTCACGAATCCTGGGCCTGATGCTAGGGTTGTTGTTGGTGAGTGTCGCCGTCTATCCCCTTGACCCGGCACCTTGGGTCTGGTGGGCCATGCTGTTCAACGGCTTGTTATGGCCGCATGTGGCCTATCAGTGGGCCCGTCGCGCGGCGCAGCCGTACCAGGCTGAACGCCGAAACTTGCTGATTGACGCCTTTCTTGGCGGTTTCTGGGTCGTTGCGATGCAATTCAATCCGCTGCCCACGGCCGTTACGCTGGCAATGATGGCGATGAACAACGTTTCCATCGGGGGCTTGCGTTTTCTGTTCGCCGGGGCGGCGGTCCAAGTGACGGGCATCGCCCTGGGCCTGGCGATCTTCCCGTTGACCAGTGTGCCGATGACCAGTTCGGCGCAGCTCTATGCCAGTTTGCCTCTGTTGTGCATATATCCGCTGGCGTTGGGCTGGATCTGTTTTCGCCAGACCGACATCCTGGGCCGGCAAAAGCGCGAGTTGTTGGCCCTGAGCCGTACCGACAGCCTGACCGGTCTGCTCAATCATGGGGCGTGGAAGGACCGGCTTAACGAGGAGTTCCAGCGCTGCCTGCGACAGCCACACGATGGGGCTGGTCACGGGGTGATTGCGCTGATGGACATCGACCACTTCAAAGCCATCAATGACACCTATGGCCATGGCGCTGGTGACATCGTGTTGCGTCAGCTGGGCAAGATGCTCAAGCAAAACCTGCGGGCCACCGACATTGTCGGACGTTATGGGGGGGACGAGTTCTGCGTGATTCTGCCGGACCTGACGTTGCACAAGGCCGTGCTGGCCATGGAGGCCCTGCGTGAGCGGTTCGCCCTGCTCGGCTACGAGCAGGCCCCCGCGCTAAAGGGCAGTCTGAGCATTGGCCTGGCCGCCTTCAACCCGGCCTATGGCGACGCCACTCTCTGGCTCAACGACGCCGACCAGGCGCTTTACGAGGCCAAGACCGGCGGGCGCAACCGGGTCGTTTGCCATCGGCAGTGCCAGATGCTCGAGGAACCGGCGGTTTCTTTCTGA
- a CDS encoding cysteine hydrolase family protein — MQRFTRRLLAACAFSGIVASTGALADAHPTIRAMAGAEPVNQLPAGKTALLVIDFQNEYFTGKMPIPDGAAALANTRELIDFADDHHMPVFHIQHIAPAGSAVFAEGGETVKFHPDMQPRAQDVVLQKTTVSVFGSTDLDKRLKSAGIENLIISGLMTHACVAGAARDAAPLGYNVLVASDASATRAITRVSGEAIDKDALHKAALAEVEDTFGDVMTTAQIIKLPVR, encoded by the coding sequence ATGCAACGTTTTACCCGTCGTTTGCTCGCCGCTTGTGCGTTCTCCGGTATTGTCGCCAGCACCGGCGCATTGGCTGATGCCCATCCCACCATTCGAGCCATGGCTGGCGCGGAGCCGGTCAACCAACTCCCGGCCGGTAAAACCGCGTTACTGGTAATCGATTTCCAGAACGAATATTTCACCGGCAAAATGCCCATCCCTGACGGCGCTGCTGCGTTGGCCAATACTCGCGAACTGATTGATTTCGCCGATGATCACCACATGCCGGTGTTCCATATCCAGCACATTGCGCCGGCCGGTTCGGCGGTGTTTGCCGAGGGTGGCGAAACCGTGAAATTCCATCCGGACATGCAGCCCCGGGCCCAGGATGTTGTCTTGCAAAAGACCACTGTCAGCGTCTTCGGCAGTACCGACCTGGACAAGCGTTTGAAGAGCGCTGGTATCGAAAACCTGATCATCTCCGGCCTCATGACCCACGCGTGCGTGGCCGGTGCTGCCCGTGATGCGGCGCCGCTTGGCTACAATGTGTTGGTCGCCTCCGATGCATCGGCTACCCGTGCGATCACCCGGGTCAGTGGCGAAGCGATCGACAAGGACGCCTTGCACAAGGCCGCACTGGCCGAGGTCGAGGATACTTTCGGTGATGTGATGACCACCGCCCAAATCATCAAGCTGCCGGTACGCTGA
- a CDS encoding LysR family transcriptional regulator: MNQMLAMRVFRCIVEAQGFSAAAERLDTTHSSVSRNLQQLESVLGVRLINRNTRRMSLTAAGERYYTACVDILDRVDAASQAVTLEQERPSGLLRISSPLVIGTLELARWLPAFQERYPDIQVDLSCSDPLVDLVADGFDVALRICGPLADSSLVARLLSVSPLVLVAAPAYVFKRGLPRGVAELNDHRLLTYASATQWVLVGEAGESSTVDCASSFHTDTITALHACALAGGGIAAFTLATVQDDLLTGRLVRILPEYTLGQRHYYALYPHARNLPAKVRVFVDYMAQYYGARN; this comes from the coding sequence ATGAATCAGATGCTCGCCATGCGCGTGTTTCGCTGCATCGTGGAGGCTCAGGGGTTTTCAGCCGCGGCCGAACGATTGGACACCACTCATTCGTCGGTGTCGCGCAACTTGCAGCAATTGGAGTCCGTGCTGGGCGTGCGCCTGATCAATCGCAATACCCGACGCATGAGCCTTACGGCAGCAGGCGAGCGCTACTACACCGCTTGCGTGGATATTCTGGATCGCGTTGATGCCGCGTCCCAGGCGGTGACCCTGGAACAGGAACGGCCCTCCGGGCTGCTGCGCATCAGTTCACCGCTGGTGATCGGTACGCTGGAGCTGGCCCGTTGGTTGCCGGCGTTCCAGGAGCGCTATCCGGACATCCAGGTCGATCTGTCCTGCTCGGATCCGCTTGTCGATCTGGTGGCCGATGGGTTCGATGTGGCGTTACGGATTTGCGGGCCGCTGGCCGACAGCAGTCTTGTCGCGCGCTTGCTCAGCGTTTCGCCGCTGGTTCTGGTGGCGGCACCGGCCTATGTCTTCAAGCGCGGGCTGCCTCGCGGCGTTGCTGAACTCAACGACCATCGGCTGCTGACGTATGCCTCGGCCACGCAGTGGGTGCTGGTGGGGGAAGCAGGGGAGTCGAGCACGGTGGATTGCGCCAGCAGCTTTCACACGGACACCATCACCGCCTTGCACGCCTGCGCTCTGGCGGGCGGGGGCATTGCCGCGTTTACCCTGGCGACGGTGCAGGATGACTTGCTGACGGGAAGACTGGTGCGGATTCTGCCTGAGTACACGCTTGGGCAGCGGCACTACTATGCGCTTTACCCGCATGCGCGGAATTTGCCGGCCAAGGTTCGAGTGTTTGTGGATTACATGGCGCAGTATTACGGCGCCAGGAACTGA
- a CDS encoding AraC family transcriptional regulator, with product MTTQRKSLQETLAGIIDARTPQTGDFDMPVAGLSFFRREAPAHPVICMIEPSIVLVAQGVKQVWVGGKAYGYDTTRFLITSLDIPANSEVMVASPEQPCLGLVFKLDLRMVADLVAQSGMTPYRDRPIGIGAGIGTATPELLAPFARLLALLDEPDAIPVLAPLIQQEIHYRLLMSDQASRLRQIASVDSQGYRIAKAIDWLKLNYTEHIRVEDLAARVQMSPPTFHHHFRQLTAMSPLQYQKWLRLNEAKRLMLNEHMDVASAAFKVGYESPSQFSREYGRLFGMPPKRDIATLRGPADHTKAV from the coding sequence ATGACCACCCAACGCAAATCCCTGCAAGAGACGCTCGCCGGAATCATTGACGCCCGGACCCCACAGACGGGGGACTTTGATATGCCGGTGGCCGGCCTTAGTTTCTTTCGACGTGAAGCCCCGGCGCATCCCGTCATCTGCATGATCGAACCGAGCATCGTGCTCGTGGCCCAAGGCGTGAAACAGGTATGGGTAGGTGGCAAGGCGTATGGATACGACACCACACGATTTCTCATCACTTCGCTGGACATCCCCGCCAATTCTGAAGTGATGGTGGCAAGCCCGGAGCAACCTTGCCTGGGCCTGGTCTTCAAGCTCGACTTGCGCATGGTCGCCGATCTGGTCGCCCAGAGCGGCATGACGCCGTATCGAGACCGGCCCATCGGAATTGGCGCAGGCATTGGTACAGCAACACCTGAGCTTCTGGCGCCGTTCGCACGCTTGTTGGCGCTGCTGGATGAGCCTGACGCGATCCCTGTACTGGCGCCGCTGATCCAACAGGAAATTCATTATCGGTTGTTGATGAGCGACCAGGCTTCGCGGCTGCGTCAGATCGCCTCCGTGGACAGCCAGGGCTACCGGATCGCCAAAGCCATCGACTGGCTGAAATTGAATTACACCGAACACATCCGCGTAGAGGACCTCGCGGCGCGTGTGCAGATGAGCCCCCCCACCTTCCACCATCACTTCCGCCAGCTCACCGCGATGAGTCCGCTGCAGTACCAGAAGTGGCTACGGTTGAACGAAGCGAAGCGCTTGATGCTCAATGAACATATGGACGTGGCGAGTGCGGCCTTCAAAGTGGGCTATGAAAGCCCCTCGCAGTTCAGCCGTGAGTACGGCCGTTTGTTTGGCATGCCGCCCAAGCGGGATATTGCGACGTTGCGCGGGCCAGCCGATCACACCAAGGCTGTTTGA
- a CDS encoding alpha/beta hydrolase yields the protein MKRMLLALGLLIVSCSSMGADMSNGADNFYKSDKVTVEKVAFKNQYGMEVAGNLFVPKGLDPKAKSAAIIVGHPMGAVKEQSSNLYATKMAEQGFVTLSLDLSFWGESEGTPRNAVLPDMYAEDYSAAVDFLGTRPFVNRERIGIIGICGSGAFVISAAKIDPRLKAIATVSMYNHGDLYRKGLGNSTTAEQKKQFLATAAEQRYVEFIGGKTAYTSGSPLKLTGDAIADEFFDFYRTPRGEVTPAGASPQTTTMPTLSSNVKFMNFYPFDDIESISPRPLLFITGSEAHSREYSEDAYKRSAQPKELLIIPGANHVDLYDRVNLIPFDKLAGFFRNNLK from the coding sequence GTGAAAAGAATGCTGCTTGCCCTCGGTCTGCTTATCGTCTCTTGCTCATCCATGGGGGCTGATATGTCCAACGGTGCTGACAACTTCTACAAAAGTGACAAGGTGACAGTGGAAAAGGTCGCCTTCAAGAATCAATACGGGATGGAGGTGGCAGGTAATCTGTTTGTCCCAAAGGGACTGGACCCGAAGGCAAAGAGCGCCGCCATCATCGTGGGTCATCCCATGGGCGCGGTGAAGGAGCAGAGTTCCAATCTGTACGCGACCAAAATGGCCGAGCAGGGTTTTGTTACGCTCTCCCTGGATTTGTCGTTCTGGGGGGAGAGTGAGGGTACGCCGCGCAATGCGGTGTTGCCGGACATGTACGCAGAAGACTACAGCGCTGCGGTGGATTTTCTCGGCACCCGGCCGTTCGTCAATCGCGAGCGCATCGGCATCATTGGTATCTGCGGCAGCGGCGCTTTCGTCATCAGCGCAGCCAAGATCGACCCGCGCCTGAAGGCCATCGCGACGGTCAGCATGTACAACCATGGCGACTTGTACCGCAAAGGCCTGGGTAACTCGACAACGGCGGAACAGAAAAAACAGTTCCTGGCCACGGCAGCCGAGCAGCGCTATGTGGAGTTTATCGGTGGAAAAACCGCGTACACCTCTGGCTCACCGCTGAAATTGACGGGCGATGCCATCGCGGATGAGTTCTTTGACTTCTACCGGACCCCGCGTGGCGAAGTCACTCCCGCCGGCGCTTCGCCGCAGACCACGACCATGCCCACGCTGTCCAGCAACGTCAAGTTCATGAACTTCTACCCGTTCGATGACATTGAAAGCATCTCGCCGCGTCCTTTGCTGTTTATCACCGGCTCCGAGGCGCACTCGCGTGAGTACAGTGAAGATGCCTACAAGCGGTCTGCGCAACCCAAAGAGTTGCTCATCATCCCGGGAGCCAACCATGTGGACCTTTACGACCGGGTGAACCTGATCCCGTTCGACAAGTTGGCCGGGTTCTTTCGCAACAATCTGAAGTAA
- a CDS encoding MFS transporter encodes MTDSVLPISQDRPTWSAVLAMSLAAFALVASEFMPVSLLTPIAADLHISEGQAGQGIAVSGAFALITSLFIASIAARVDRKSLLLLLTLLMIISGTVVSLAPNYAVFMAGRALIGVAIGGFWSLSAATAMRLVPDQQIPRALAIVNGGNALATVVAAPLGSFLGQIIGWRGAFFCIVPVAATALVWLLLRLPSMPAQTKQGSANVFKLMERAPIALGMLAASAFFMGQFMLFTYLRPFLETVTQMSVSLLSFALLVIGVAGLLGTFVIGAFLKNGLYRTLIVIPLLMAAIALALVGFGASATITIILLGLWGLVATAAPVGWWTWLARTLPDDAEAGGGLMVAIIQLAIAAGATVGGILFDLSGYQATFEASAVVLGGAAVLGILAARAAVRDCPDIRARAQAKAV; translated from the coding sequence ATGACCGATAGCGTATTGCCCATCTCCCAAGACCGCCCCACGTGGAGCGCGGTGCTTGCCATGTCCCTCGCTGCGTTCGCCCTCGTTGCATCGGAGTTCATGCCGGTCAGCCTGCTCACGCCCATTGCGGCCGATCTTCACATTAGCGAAGGGCAGGCCGGTCAAGGCATCGCCGTGTCTGGCGCCTTCGCCCTGATCACCAGCCTGTTCATTGCATCGATTGCCGCTAGGGTGGACCGTAAAAGTTTGCTCCTGCTGCTGACACTGTTGATGATCATTTCTGGAACCGTGGTCTCATTGGCACCCAATTACGCGGTATTCATGGCCGGACGCGCACTGATCGGCGTTGCGATTGGCGGCTTTTGGTCGTTGTCAGCCGCCACGGCCATGCGGCTGGTGCCGGATCAGCAGATCCCACGGGCCCTGGCGATCGTCAATGGCGGCAATGCGTTGGCGACGGTGGTGGCGGCGCCGCTGGGCAGTTTTCTTGGGCAGATAATCGGTTGGCGTGGCGCGTTCTTTTGCATTGTGCCTGTCGCCGCCACCGCTTTGGTCTGGCTGCTGTTACGCCTGCCCTCCATGCCGGCACAGACGAAGCAGGGTAGCGCCAACGTGTTCAAATTGATGGAGCGAGCCCCCATAGCCTTGGGCATGCTGGCTGCCAGCGCATTCTTCATGGGTCAATTCATGTTGTTCACCTATCTACGACCGTTCCTTGAAACGGTGACGCAGATGAGCGTGTCTTTGCTTTCGTTTGCATTGCTGGTGATTGGCGTGGCCGGTTTGCTCGGTACCTTTGTGATCGGTGCGTTCTTGAAAAATGGCCTGTACCGGACGCTCATCGTCATCCCGTTGCTGATGGCAGCGATTGCACTTGCCCTGGTGGGGTTCGGGGCGTCGGCAACCATCACGATTATCCTGCTGGGACTTTGGGGTTTAGTGGCCACCGCTGCCCCCGTCGGCTGGTGGACCTGGCTGGCGCGAACGCTGCCAGATGATGCCGAAGCAGGGGGTGGATTGATGGTCGCGATCATTCAGCTTGCGATTGCGGCGGGTGCCACGGTGGGCGGCATCCTTTTCGATCTGAGCGGCTATCAGGCGACTTTCGAAGCCAGCGCGGTTGTGCTGGGTGGTGCAGCCGTTCTCGGCATCCTGGCTGCACGGGCCGCGGTTCGGGATTGCCCAGACATCCGCGCCCGGGCGCAAGCCAAGGCCGTTTGA
- a CDS encoding mechanosensitive ion channel family protein, whose translation MDSSSLQFLTDTQLLGISIANWLLALGVMVVSFIIVRAGIGLLLRKVQARAQKPDAYVSHIAVEVLSSTSNTLLLLASILIGVGVLDLPERWLDRVSSLWFVVAALQVGLWANRAIALALLHYFARHSHSDIHQKSALATLSLWGAKVFLWAVVLLAMLSNLGVNITAFIASLGVGGIAVALAVQNILGDLFASLSIAVDKPFEVGDFIVVGSLAGTVEHVGLKTTRIRSLGGEQIVMANAGMISTTIQNYKRLQERRIVFEFALPHDCSTEQLRQVPVIVENIIKAQEKTRFDRSHFRGFGESALEFETVYIVLDPSYNVYMDVQQAINLGMMEEFARIGVRFAIPARTVHVASLPDTQGQTSKENAHKTSLEAAPEYRSQH comes from the coding sequence ATGGACTCAAGCTCTCTCCAGTTCCTTACCGACACCCAATTACTCGGCATCTCCATCGCCAACTGGCTCCTGGCCCTGGGTGTGATGGTGGTGAGTTTTATCATCGTCAGGGCCGGCATCGGCTTGCTGTTGAGAAAAGTGCAGGCCCGGGCACAGAAACCCGATGCGTATGTCAGCCACATCGCCGTCGAAGTCCTGTCCAGCACCAGCAATACGCTGTTGTTACTGGCCTCCATCCTCATTGGCGTCGGCGTCCTGGACCTGCCGGAGCGTTGGCTTGACCGGGTCAGCAGCCTCTGGTTCGTGGTCGCAGCCTTGCAGGTGGGGCTCTGGGCCAACCGGGCAATTGCCCTGGCGTTGCTGCACTATTTCGCCCGCCACAGCCACTCCGACATCCACCAGAAAAGCGCGTTGGCCACCCTGAGCCTGTGGGGCGCGAAGGTGTTTCTCTGGGCCGTGGTACTCCTGGCGATGCTCTCCAACCTGGGCGTGAACATCACCGCCTTTATCGCCAGCCTCGGGGTCGGTGGTATCGCCGTGGCGCTGGCGGTGCAGAACATCCTCGGTGATCTGTTCGCCTCGCTGTCCATCGCCGTGGACAAACCGTTCGAGGTCGGCGACTTCATTGTCGTGGGTTCCCTGGCCGGCACCGTGGAACATGTCGGCTTGAAAACCACGCGGATCCGTAGCCTGGGTGGCGAGCAGATCGTGATGGCCAATGCCGGAATGATCAGCACCACCATTCAGAACTACAAACGGCTTCAGGAACGACGGATCGTCTTTGAATTCGCCCTGCCCCATGACTGCTCGACAGAACAGCTAAGGCAAGTGCCGGTCATCGTCGAAAACATCATCAAGGCTCAGGAAAAGACCCGCTTCGACCGCTCGCACTTTCGCGGTTTCGGCGAGAGCGCACTGGAATTCGAAACGGTGTACATCGTGCTGGACCCCAGCTACAACGTTTACATGGATGTCCAACAGGCGATCAACCTGGGCATGATGGAAGAATTCGCCAGAATCGGTGTGCGGTTTGCGATCCCGGCCCGTACCGTTCATGTCGCCTCGCTACCCGATACGCAGGGGCAAACGTCCAAGGAAAACGCTCACAAGACCTCGCTGGAAGCCGCGCCTGAATATCGCTCGCAGCATTGA
- the arsN2 gene encoding arsenic resistance N-acetyltransferase ArsN2: MHMTELSNEELEPLRQALILAGLPVDDLNQQGRRFFSFRQADAQAAFGGIEGEGADRLLRSLVVPEGLRGRGIGAAMLVALEDFAKNQGVERLHLLTASAASFFVAQGYQARDRSLAPMSISETAQFRSLCPASAAYLSKCLI, translated from the coding sequence ATGCACATGACCGAACTGAGCAATGAGGAGTTGGAACCGTTGCGCCAGGCGCTGATCCTGGCGGGTCTGCCAGTGGACGACCTGAACCAGCAGGGCCGACGTTTTTTCAGCTTCAGGCAAGCAGACGCTCAGGCGGCGTTTGGCGGGATCGAGGGGGAGGGCGCGGACCGATTGTTACGCTCTCTGGTGGTCCCTGAGGGGCTGCGGGGGCGCGGCATAGGCGCAGCGATGCTGGTCGCTCTGGAAGACTTTGCGAAAAACCAAGGTGTGGAGCGCCTTCACCTGCTCACTGCCAGTGCTGCTAGCTTCTTTGTCGCCCAGGGGTATCAGGCGCGTGACCGTTCGCTGGCGCCGATGTCGATCAGCGAAACGGCCCAATTCAGATCATTGTGCCCGGCCTCGGCGGCCTACCTGAGCAAATGCCTCATCTAA
- the chrA gene encoding chromate efflux transporter, which produces MNKPIPTVDDPLSSPSAISLREAFWFWLKLGFISFGGPAGQISIMHQELVERRRWISERRFLHALNYCMLLPGPEAQQLATYLGWLMHRSWGGIIAGALFVLPSLFILITLSWLYVAFGEVPVVAGIFYGIKPAVTAIVVHAAHRIGSRALKNSWLWAIAAGSFTAIFAFNLPFPLIVLGAAVIGYVGGRWAPEKFSLGGHNATHQSFGPALIDDDTPPPEHARFSALRLARLAIIGALLWALPMGVLALLFGWEGTLTQMAWFFTKAALLTFGGAYAVLPYVYQGAVGHFGWLTPTQMIDGLALGETTPGPLIMVVAFVGFVGGYVMQVFGPEQAFLAGAVAATLVTWFTFLPSFLFILAGGPLVESTHNELKFTAPLTAITAAVVGVILNLACFFGYHVLWPSGFSGALDWPSAIIALAAAIALFRYKRGVIQVLLGCGLTGLAVHLLR; this is translated from the coding sequence ATGAATAAACCCATCCCGACCGTCGACGACCCGTTGTCCAGCCCCTCGGCCATCAGCTTGCGCGAGGCGTTCTGGTTCTGGCTCAAGCTGGGCTTTATCAGCTTCGGTGGGCCGGCAGGACAAATCTCGATCATGCACCAGGAGCTGGTGGAGCGCCGACGCTGGATTTCCGAACGACGCTTTCTGCATGCCCTCAATTACTGCATGCTGCTGCCAGGCCCCGAGGCGCAGCAATTGGCGACGTACCTGGGCTGGCTGATGCACCGCAGCTGGGGCGGGATCATTGCCGGGGCGCTGTTCGTGCTGCCTTCGCTGTTCATTCTCATCACATTGTCCTGGCTGTATGTCGCCTTTGGCGAAGTGCCGGTGGTGGCCGGGATTTTTTATGGCATCAAGCCAGCCGTGACCGCGATCGTCGTGCATGCCGCCCACCGGATAGGTTCGCGCGCGCTCAAGAACAGTTGGCTGTGGGCCATCGCCGCCGGCTCGTTCACCGCGATATTCGCTTTCAATCTCCCCTTCCCGCTGATCGTGCTGGGAGCGGCGGTCATCGGGTACGTCGGCGGCCGCTGGGCACCGGAAAAGTTCAGCCTGGGCGGGCACAACGCCACGCATCAATCCTTTGGCCCGGCATTGATCGACGATGACACCCCGCCCCCGGAGCATGCCCGCTTCAGCGCCTTGCGACTGGCCCGGCTGGCGATCATCGGCGCCCTGCTGTGGGCCTTGCCGATGGGTGTGTTGGCCCTGTTGTTCGGCTGGGAAGGCACCCTGACGCAAATGGCCTGGTTCTTCACCAAGGCGGCCTTGCTGACGTTTGGTGGAGCCTATGCGGTTCTGCCCTATGTGTATCAAGGCGCTGTCGGACATTTCGGCTGGCTGACACCGACACAGATGATCGATGGTCTGGCCCTCGGCGAAACCACTCCCGGCCCGTTGATCATGGTGGTCGCTTTCGTCGGCTTCGTCGGTGGCTACGTGATGCAGGTGTTCGGCCCTGAACAGGCCTTCCTCGCTGGCGCGGTTGCAGCCACGCTGGTGACCTGGTTTACGTTCCTGCCCTCATTCCTGTTCATCCTCGCGGGTGGGCCATTGGTGGAGTCGACGCATAACGAGCTGAAATTCACCGCACCGCTGACGGCGATTACTGCCGCCGTGGTCGGGGTGATCCTCAACCTGGCCTGCTTCTTCGGTTACCACGTGCTTTGGCCCAGCGGTTTTTCCGGTGCGCTGGACTGGCCGTCGGCAATCATCGCGCTCGCCGCCGCCATTGCGCTGTTTCGCTACAAACGCGGCGTCATCCAGGTGCTACTGGGATGCGGACTGACCGGCCTGGCCGTGCATCTACTGCGTTAG